A region from the Deltaproteobacteria bacterium PRO3 genome encodes:
- a CDS encoding Rieske 2Fe-2S domain-containing protein produces the protein MSSPAWHDLGPVHALKGAALREVVIGKTKIALTYLDGKFAAISGVCNHIGGPLGKGTLIDGYVVCPWHYWRFHRETGAVRPEMGDSRVPTYELKEEGGHLWVNLEAATKRHKGRHEPHPLAREPKREEGPLRVVGISTTAMTRGHPRYSTSDALLESALESAARDHGALTRLIRLNDLNFKSCEGYYSKSAQACIWPCAITQFDSKDELDQVYEAFVHWADVVVVATPIRWGSASGLYHKMVERMNCIQNQITTADRVLIRNKVAAFIITGGQDNIQSVAGEMLGFFAELGFMFPTFPFIAHSLGWSMENMERNVAYVERSRQLRAGAKALVERSLEFSKVLLGMKAPSHIEHGGRKGQSLGDEITSKD, from the coding sequence ATGAGCTCGCCCGCCTGGCACGATCTGGGTCCCGTGCACGCGCTGAAAGGCGCCGCCCTGCGCGAGGTCGTGATCGGCAAGACCAAGATCGCGTTGACCTATCTCGACGGCAAGTTCGCCGCCATCTCCGGCGTCTGCAACCACATCGGCGGTCCCCTGGGTAAAGGGACGCTCATCGACGGCTACGTTGTCTGTCCCTGGCATTATTGGCGCTTCCACCGTGAGACCGGCGCGGTGCGTCCCGAGATGGGCGATTCGCGGGTGCCGACCTATGAATTGAAGGAAGAGGGCGGGCACCTCTGGGTCAACCTCGAGGCCGCCACCAAGCGCCACAAGGGCAGGCATGAGCCCCATCCCCTGGCCCGCGAGCCGAAGCGGGAGGAAGGTCCGCTGCGGGTCGTCGGCATCTCGACGACCGCGATGACGCGCGGCCATCCCCGCTATTCCACCTCCGACGCCCTGCTCGAGTCGGCCTTGGAGAGCGCCGCGCGCGACCACGGCGCCCTCACCCGCCTGATCCGACTCAACGATCTTAATTTCAAGAGTTGCGAGGGCTATTATTCGAAGAGCGCGCAGGCCTGCATTTGGCCCTGCGCGATCACCCAGTTCGACAGCAAGGACGAACTCGACCAGGTCTACGAGGCCTTCGTGCACTGGGCCGACGTGGTGGTGGTCGCGACGCCCATTCGCTGGGGCTCGGCGAGCGGGCTGTACCACAAGATGGTCGAGCGCATGAACTGCATCCAAAACCAGATCACCACCGCGGACCGGGTCTTGATCCGCAACAAGGTCGCGGCCTTCATCATCACGGGCGGGCAGGACAACATTCAATCGGTGGCCGGAGAGATGCTGGGGTTTTTTGCCGAGCTGGGCTTCATGTTCCCGACCTTTCCCTTCATCGCCCATTCCCTGGGCTGGTCGATGGAGAACATGGAGCGCAACGTCGCCTACGTCGAGCGCAGCCGCCAGCTACGCGCGGGCGCGAAGGCGCTGGTCGAGCGCTCTCTGGAATTCTCCAAGGTGCTGTTGGGGATGAAGGCCCCGAGCCACATCGAGCACGGCGGGCGCAAGGGGCAGTCTTTGGGCGACGAGATCACTTCCAAGGACTGA
- a CDS encoding response regulator, whose product MAEDDEDHFLLAKDAFAEARAGVDLRWVRDGEELMDYLLRRGAYAADISVPRPHLILLDLNMPKKDGREALQEIKSNPGLRMIPVVVFTTSRNDEDILYTYSLGGSFIRKPVRFEQIVEVLRNLSRYWLETVEHPSRPESS is encoded by the coding sequence TTGGCGGAGGACGACGAGGACCATTTTTTGTTGGCCAAGGATGCCTTCGCCGAGGCTAGGGCCGGCGTGGATTTGCGCTGGGTTCGCGACGGCGAGGAGCTGATGGACTACCTCCTGCGCCGCGGGGCCTACGCCGCGGATATCTCTGTGCCGCGCCCGCACCTGATCCTGCTCGACCTCAACATGCCGAAAAAAGACGGACGCGAGGCCCTGCAGGAGATCAAGTCGAACCCCGGACTGCGCATGATCCCGGTCGTGGTCTTCACCACCTCCCGCAACGACGAGGACATCCTATACACCTACAGCCTGGGCGGGAGCTTCATCCGAAAGCCGGTCCGCTTCGAGCAGATCGTCGAGGTGCTTCGCAATCTCTCGCGGTATTGGCTCGAGACGGTGGAGCACCCCTCGCGGCCGGAATCTTCCTGA
- a CDS encoding PAS domain S-box protein: MGLSLNFFWALLAAFLAGGLAGWWGFRRRAGRSSVADPRRLEDSERALSLLRATLDSTADGILVVDLSGRIVGFNKKFLEMWRIPEAIIGSRDDRAALAFVLDQLEDPEGFLQKVRDLYAHPEAESFDILHFKDGRIFERYSKPQMIESEAVGRVWSFRDVTELARTTASLEKLHRERTEEMSRINEELRREIAEHARAEEELKRSEKQYRDLVETSHDLIWSVDAQGRWTFLNRQATRSIYGYEPEEMLGRPFTDFESPEQARIDLETFQKVKQGQPFFKYETIHIRKDGRPVYLSYNAIVVRNDAGEVLGSTGTASDVTARRQAEQKLKESEERIRTIVDHALDAVVVIDAEGHIIYWNPQAEKIFGWSGLEAMGRKDTEILIPPRYRDLYLRIRRRFLRSGQEGMLNRRVETMARHADGHEFPVEITVSPLRWGENFLFSAFIRDITDRKRAEEEIRQKGLELARSNKELQDFAYVASHDLQEPLHKIIAFGDRLRTNAGEALGEKGLDSLERIQKAALRMRQLIDDLLQYARVTTRAKPFENVELEGVVKEVLGVLELRIAETGAEVEVGRLPAVQADRSQMLQLFQNILGNALKFHKPGEPPRVSVSGRMSEDGFAELEIRDRGIGIDAKFSEVIFKPFQRLHGRQEYEGTGMGLAICQKIVQRHGGEISVTSEPGAGSTFRLRLPKEPPGERS; the protein is encoded by the coding sequence ATGGGCCTTTCCCTCAACTTTTTCTGGGCTTTGTTGGCCGCCTTCCTGGCCGGGGGCCTGGCCGGCTGGTGGGGCTTCCGGCGCAGGGCCGGACGGAGCTCGGTGGCGGATCCCAGGCGCCTGGAGGACAGCGAGCGGGCCCTGTCTTTGCTTCGGGCGACCCTCGACTCGACCGCGGACGGCATCCTGGTCGTCGACCTTAGCGGCCGGATTGTCGGATTTAACAAGAAATTCCTTGAGATGTGGCGAATTCCGGAGGCCATCATCGGCTCGCGGGACGACCGGGCGGCCCTGGCCTTCGTCCTCGACCAGCTGGAGGATCCCGAGGGCTTTTTGCAAAAGGTCCGCGACCTTTACGCCCACCCGGAGGCGGAGAGCTTCGACATCCTGCATTTCAAGGACGGCCGGATCTTCGAGCGCTACTCCAAACCCCAGATGATCGAATCCGAGGCGGTCGGCCGGGTCTGGAGCTTCCGCGACGTCACCGAGCTGGCCCGCACCACGGCCTCGCTGGAAAAACTTCACCGGGAGCGGACGGAGGAGATGTCCCGGATCAACGAAGAGCTGCGGCGCGAGATCGCGGAGCACGCCCGCGCCGAGGAAGAGCTGAAGCGCAGTGAGAAACAATACCGGGACCTGGTCGAGACCTCGCATGACCTGATTTGGTCGGTGGACGCGCAGGGCCGTTGGACCTTCCTCAACCGGCAGGCGACGCGGAGTATCTACGGCTACGAGCCGGAGGAGATGCTGGGCCGGCCCTTCACCGATTTCGAAAGCCCGGAACAGGCACGCATCGACCTGGAGACCTTCCAAAAGGTGAAGCAGGGGCAGCCCTTTTTCAAGTACGAGACGATCCACATCCGGAAGGACGGCAGGCCGGTTTACTTGAGCTATAACGCCATCGTGGTCCGCAACGACGCCGGCGAGGTCCTGGGGTCCACGGGCACCGCCTCCGACGTCACGGCGCGCCGCCAGGCGGAGCAAAAGCTCAAGGAGAGCGAGGAGCGAATCCGCACCATCGTCGACCACGCCCTGGACGCGGTGGTGGTCATCGACGCCGAGGGCCATATCATTTATTGGAATCCCCAGGCCGAAAAGATCTTCGGTTGGTCGGGCTTGGAGGCGATGGGGCGCAAGGACACCGAGATCCTGATTCCGCCGCGTTACCGGGATCTCTACCTGAGGATTCGCCGCCGTTTCCTGCGCAGCGGGCAGGAGGGCATGCTCAACCGCCGGGTCGAGACCATGGCCCGCCACGCCGACGGCCACGAATTTCCCGTCGAGATCACGGTCAGCCCCCTGCGTTGGGGAGAGAACTTCCTCTTCAGCGCCTTCATCCGCGACATCACCGACCGCAAGCGGGCGGAGGAGGAAATCCGGCAGAAGGGCCTCGAGCTGGCGCGCTCCAACAAGGAGTTGCAGGACTTCGCCTACGTCGCCTCCCACGACCTGCAGGAGCCCTTGCATAAAATTATCGCCTTTGGGGACCGGCTCCGGACCAACGCCGGAGAGGCCTTGGGCGAGAAGGGCTTGGACAGCCTGGAGCGCATCCAGAAGGCGGCGTTGCGGATGCGGCAATTGATCGACGACCTGCTGCAGTACGCGCGGGTCACGACGCGCGCCAAGCCCTTCGAGAACGTCGAACTCGAAGGGGTGGTCAAGGAGGTCTTGGGGGTCTTGGAGTTGCGGATCGCGGAGACCGGGGCCGAGGTCGAGGTAGGGCGCCTGCCGGCGGTTCAGGCGGACCGCTCGCAGATGCTCCAACTCTTCCAGAATATTCTGGGGAACGCCCTGAAGTTCCACAAGCCCGGCGAGCCTCCCCGGGTGAGCGTCTCGGGCCGCATGTCGGAGGACGGTTTTGCGGAGCTCGAGATTCGGGATCGGGGCATCGGGATCGACGCGAAATTCTCCGAGGTGATATTTAAACCTTTTCAAAGGCTGCACGGTCGTCAAGAATACGAAGGTACGGGCATGGGGCTGGCGATCTGCCAAAAGATCGTGCAGCGGCACGGAGGCGAGATCTCCGTGACCAGCGAACCCGGCGCGGGATCGACCTTCCGCCTGCGCCTGCCCAAGGAGCCTCCGGGTGAGCGGTCATAA
- a CDS encoding response regulator yields the protein MIPKTKRVLVIDDDPDILTLLKETLEANHFDCNTALSPQEGLDKAVDFKPHLILLDLMLPGMSGFGFMRELKKHKELAGTPIVVLTALSDEEIAEESLSLGAKGYLSKACNAKELVTMVQAYSD from the coding sequence ATGATCCCAAAGACCAAAAGGGTGCTCGTCATCGACGACGACCCCGATATCTTGACCCTGCTGAAAGAGACCCTCGAAGCCAACCATTTCGACTGCAACACCGCGCTCTCTCCGCAGGAAGGCCTCGACAAGGCCGTCGACTTCAAACCCCACTTGATCCTGCTCGACCTCATGCTCCCCGGCATGAGCGGCTTCGGCTTCATGCGCGAATTAAAGAAGCACAAAGAGCTCGCCGGCACCCCTATTGTCGTACTCACCGCCCTGTCCGACGAGGAGATCGCCGAAGAAAGCCTCTCGCTGGGGGCCAAGGGCTACTTAAGCAAGGCCTGCAACGCCAAAGAGCTGGTCACCATGGTGCAGGCCTATTCGGATTAG
- a CDS encoding tetratricopeptide repeat protein, with protein sequence MKRSLLGTLSIAICLYLCPAGLRADPAAFKRGYESFLQGDYGSAVAQLSSQAESKGPLRDYVLWALGKSRLETGDNEGGRKTLEALLRDEPGSLFADAAQVQIGRSLQAQGEAARAKEHLQKILPGLGEASRGEALYYLGLSKLSLKETEAGLADLKEVYLKYPTSPVADQALSQLTQASGGRTPTWGTAEYLPRAEAFFQAKSYTKALQVYEQIITGGEPGLRDLARVKKGECLFNLKRYGDAVLFLEPGPSVPVEIARGALLDLGMSRLRSQDEAGAVATFERVQRLYPGTPEGEEALYRAGMIAHQAGRLSEAAEVFRRLAQAYPQGNFRDKALWAAAWNAYRRGNWDESLQWLSSMEQGAADAATRGKALYWQARVQERQGKKSEAQATFAKAAQASPYSYYGFMALKKTKGPEPFPETPAVPPEWKAPPPAPRGAGDGKAGTHGDLHLRKAEALVPIGLGRLAPAEVEAALKQNEGHPAGLAALLEAGKKSSAYFIPVQFGQKYWDRFKGLFADAASAESYRNRLLYPYAYRGLIEKAAARFSVPPHLVVALMRQESGFMPWISSGANAQGLMQMIPSTAAGRAKALGIPPGNLFDPEYNIPLGTAELKAMLDRFGGNWALAFAGYNAGPGRARQWDESFGSLPIDEFVEEIPFSETNLYVKLVMRNYWSYKTLYP encoded by the coding sequence ATGAAGCGATCTCTCCTCGGGACTTTATCCATCGCGATTTGTCTTTACCTTTGCCCAGCCGGCCTGCGGGCCGACCCGGCCGCCTTCAAGCGCGGCTACGAATCTTTCTTGCAAGGGGACTACGGCAGCGCCGTCGCCCAGCTCTCTTCCCAGGCGGAATCCAAAGGACCGCTGCGGGATTACGTCCTCTGGGCCCTGGGCAAATCCCGGCTTGAAACCGGCGACAACGAGGGCGGCCGCAAGACCCTCGAGGCCCTGTTGCGGGACGAACCCGGCAGTCTTTTCGCCGACGCCGCCCAGGTCCAGATCGGCCGCTCGCTGCAGGCCCAGGGCGAGGCCGCCCGCGCCAAGGAGCACCTGCAAAAAATCCTCCCCGGCCTCGGCGAGGCCAGTCGCGGCGAGGCCCTCTATTATCTGGGTTTATCCAAGCTCTCCCTGAAGGAGACCGAGGCGGGGCTCGCCGATCTCAAGGAGGTCTACCTCAAGTATCCGACCAGCCCCGTCGCCGACCAGGCCTTGAGCCAGCTCACGCAGGCCTCCGGAGGCCGGACCCCAACCTGGGGCACGGCCGAATACCTGCCGCGCGCCGAGGCCTTCTTTCAAGCGAAGAGCTACACGAAGGCCCTTCAAGTCTACGAACAAATCATCACCGGCGGGGAGCCCGGGCTGCGCGACTTGGCCCGGGTGAAAAAGGGTGAATGCCTCTTCAACCTGAAGCGCTACGGCGACGCCGTGCTCTTCCTCGAACCCGGCCCCTCGGTGCCGGTCGAGATTGCGCGCGGCGCCCTGCTCGACCTGGGCATGAGCCGCCTGCGCAGCCAGGACGAGGCCGGCGCGGTCGCAACCTTCGAGCGGGTGCAGAGGCTCTATCCCGGGACCCCCGAGGGCGAGGAGGCATTGTACCGCGCGGGGATGATCGCCCATCAGGCCGGCCGCCTCTCCGAGGCCGCCGAGGTCTTCCGGCGCCTGGCCCAGGCCTACCCACAGGGGAATTTTCGCGACAAGGCCCTCTGGGCCGCCGCGTGGAACGCCTACCGGCGCGGGAACTGGGACGAGAGCCTGCAATGGCTGAGTTCGATGGAACAAGGCGCCGCCGACGCAGCCACGCGGGGCAAGGCCCTGTACTGGCAGGCCCGCGTGCAGGAGCGTCAGGGAAAAAAGAGCGAGGCCCAGGCGACCTTCGCCAAGGCCGCCCAGGCCTCTCCTTATAGTTACTACGGCTTCATGGCCCTGAAGAAAACCAAGGGTCCGGAGCCCTTCCCCGAGACCCCGGCCGTCCCGCCCGAGTGGAAGGCGCCGCCGCCGGCGCCGCGGGGCGCGGGCGACGGCAAGGCCGGGACGCACGGGGACCTACACCTGCGCAAGGCGGAGGCCCTGGTGCCGATCGGCCTGGGCCGGCTCGCCCCGGCGGAGGTCGAGGCGGCGCTCAAGCAAAACGAAGGACATCCCGCGGGCCTGGCCGCACTGCTCGAGGCCGGAAAGAAAAGCTCGGCCTATTTCATACCTGTGCAATTCGGGCAAAAGTATTGGGACCGCTTCAAGGGGCTCTTCGCCGACGCCGCCTCGGCCGAGAGCTACCGCAACCGCCTGCTCTATCCCTACGCCTACCGCGGATTGATCGAAAAGGCCGCCGCCCGTTTTTCGGTGCCGCCGCACCTGGTGGTGGCGCTGATGCGGCAGGAGAGCGGCTTCATGCCCTGGATCAGCTCCGGCGCCAATGCGCAGGGCCTGATGCAGATGATCCCCTCGACGGCGGCGGGCCGCGCGAAGGCGCTGGGCATCCCGCCCGGGAATCTCTTCGATCCGGAATACAACATCCCACTGGGCACCGCTGAGCTGAAGGCCATGCTGGACCGCTTCGGCGGCAACTGGGCCCTGGCCTTCGCCGGCTACAACGCGGGCCCGGGGCGGGCGCGGCAATGGGACGAATCCTTCGGGAGCCTGCCTATCGACGAGTTTGTCGAGGAGATTCCTTTCTCGGAGACGAATCTCTACGTGAAGTTGGTAATGCGGAATTACTGGTCGTACAAAACCTTGTACCCCTAA